CTCCCAACCCTATGTTCTTTGGCTTTCCTGACATTTTGGCTCTGAGTGGCATCCATCCAGCCTCCTCCTCTCAACACTGGACAAAGTAAGTGAAGGTGCCTTTTGGAGCCTGCCTGTATAGTGAAGTTAGGAGGAAGAGCCCCTGGGGCTAGGCAGCTCTACTTTAGCTGCGCACCGGAGCTAGTGGGTAGCTTTCAGAAACTCTGACAGCTGCTTCTCACTCTTGACTATCTGCAGGAGTTAGAAAGGCTGTTGGATCATTGTCACGTTTAcgcaaggttgagaaccactggcctctGATCATTTTCCATCTGTAGTTCACCAGAACCTGATGAGATTCTTCTTCATCTTTGAATGCAAAGAGCCCACGTCCCGTTTCTCTGTTGTTTGGGTGTCAAGTCTCCTGGCCAAAGGCCCCGAGGAGAGAAGGATGCATGGCTCATCCAGCATTTCCATGGGGACATCAGTGAACTCTGGCATTCTATAGACATCTTTCAGTGAACCATTAGGTATCAGGACAAATACATCTCCTTAAGCTTATGGCAGTCTGCACACTCAGCATCCTTGCTAAGGGACAGTAAAGTCACACTGCTGTCTGCAGGTGCCTTGTCTTGTGGAGGGTCTCGGTTCAGTAGTACTTACTTCTGGGGACCTTGCTGGGGTAAATCTTCTGACATGGTTTGTATTCGTCAGGAGGGGGAAAGTCTTCCATGGAGTGGAACGTGAATTTAGACTCGAAGTCATCTGTACATGTGAGAAACATGGGAATTGGAGTTTACTTAGATTACCACTGTGACCCAAGCGTGACTGTCTTCAGAGGCACACAGGTCACTCTGGCTGGATACCCTGCTTGCCGCTTGCCTGCTCTATGCAAGGGTTTTGATGGCAGGGTTATCTCTCCAAGAGTCCACCTGCTTTTCAAGCGTTCCTGGCTGGACAAGGGGATGCAGCAGAGGCCAAGTGCAGCCATTCCCCGTCGCCATGCCCGAGACCCTCTGCCCACCGAAGGGAGCCACTGAACAGACAGAAAAGGGCTCCAGGCAGGGGGACGAACCTAGCAAAGAATGTGGAACTAAGAACGTGGAACTAGCTTTCAGTAAGGGTGCCTACTGCGTACCTAAAGGAGGGATTTGAGGGGAAGGAGACATGTCAGCTTGGCTGTGTCCAGTGTGAGATCTGGGCTTCCCAAAGGTTCTATCCTGGGGCTCTGGTGAAGAGGGAAGTGGCCCTGCCCCCTTCTTGACTGACCGTCTCCTTTCTGATCTGACAGTAGTTGAGCACACAGAAGGGATGTGGAAGGTCTGAGGACCCTAAGTGTCTTTCTTCCACTCTCTTTTTTTTAGTCTTCCTCCTGCCTGTCAAGAAGTCAACtcatccttccctttctccaaGCCACTCTGGTCTTGTAGGCTTATAGATTAACCCTCCATGGCGATGTGCAAAACGTGCACACACGGTCTTAGTGCCTGAtgtcttcccttcctctgtctgaGTCACACTGTCTGAGTCACACGGCTAGAGTGGCTCCAAGACCCATCCACACGACTCAGAGGGAAAAGCCCCATTCCACACATCCTGAAGGCcgttctgtgtttctctctttacTGCTCACTGAGAAACAGATACTACAGTGACAGCAGGGGAAGCTGGCCAGCTGTCCACCCCACTTGGGTGGGCAGGGAGCTCTCGTCCTGTCTTTGGGGGGCAGGAAGCCTTCACTTCAAGTGGGGTCCTTACCAATCATGTGCTGGCTTCCATTCCGTAGCTGGCCTCCAGGTTGCTGGCTTTTGCTAGAAAGCTCTGTGGTGGGCGATCTTgcaggtggggctggaggtgggTTTAGCTTCCCCCCACTGGTTCCTtaatagagaagaggacagccaTTGAGATACAGAAGTGGGACAGCAGATTTTAACTTTATGTTCGAGGTTAGATGGTTAACTCCTGCAACAATGCGTGATAAGTAGGAGGACAACAACCGGAGCCAACCTGTTTCTGATTGAGTTACAGCTTCCTCAACTGGCACAAGTTGCATACCTCTTTGTACCTCAGTTTgttcatctacacaatgggaATAATAGCAGCAAGCATTTCCCAGCATGGTCAAAAGATTAAATAAGTTATAGTGCACAACACAGGAAATGTGCCAACCTTAGCTGCCACTATACTATCAGTGATGTCATAAGCCTCATGGTCAGATGGCACAGCCCTGGGAAGGGACACACTGCAGAGTGATAGGAACTGGAAGGAAGACCTACAGGCCCAGTGAGGTCAGAAGAAGGACCTTCAGAGGGTGTTCCTGTCCTGCACTCTGCCCACACTCATTCTCCTCACGCTACAAGCCTTGCTTCTCCATCCAGCCTGCGTAAAATCTTTTGCCTGGCAGGGTCCATCTCACACCAACCTCCTTCCTCACCCCTTCCCAGGTTAGTCTCCGAGGTGACAGGCTTTCTCTGTCCTCTACAGTGTTTTGCTTGCTGCCCCCTGAGGTGTCCCTAACCCACCCCCTGGCGCCTCAGTAGGGTGTGCTAATGCTGTCCATTTCCTCGGTGACCCTGACAGGGCTCACTGCTCCTCTGAAGGCTAACGGCCCCACAGGCAGTTCCTGTCGGTGGATGACAAACAACCTCTTCTTTCACCCCCATGTTGGGCTGAAGCAAGGGTACCCTCACTTTGTAGACATCCAAAGTCACAAAGAGAAAGACCAGATAAGGGGCTTGGAGTCTGGATGGGGGAACAGAGGTTCAGGTGACACATATGCCTGTTCACACTATCCAGCCTCTGCCCTACCCTCAGGGCTTCCAAGCCTCCTTCCCCCCTcagcctccttcccctcccagCTTCCTTTCTCAATCCCTATGTCACCCCCTCCTCCACCAGCCTCCTTCCTCAAttcctgcctccttcccagtCCCAGCCTCCTTTGTCCCTCCCAGCCTCcatcctcccccttccccctttcccctccctaggtaccatgctgcccccccccccccaagcctgctgcaggaggtggggggaataAGGCTCTGCTTCTCCACTGGATGGGACTCCACAAGGGACTAGGAAATAAGTCATGCACTACAAGACACATGCAGGCCCTCACTTAGCAATCTTATGTGAAAGGCGGCACTATTTAGAAAATAGCCGCTTAAGCAGCCCCCCTTAAACAGGGGTGGATGGGGAACCTAGCATTTGAATTCAGGTACCTACAGATCCCAAGAAACTGCACATgcgcctgaatgtatgtatgtagtgtgcagacatgtggtgtgcatgtgatatatgtatatgcgtTTAatgttatgtgtacatgtacatgtacatgtagggCACGTGTATGTGTGgagcacatatatgtgtatatttgctaTGTGCAATGTGTACATGCATAGATATGTAGTGTATACTGTGTATGGATATGATGGATGGacctgtatatgtgtgcacatgtatgtatatggtataagtagtatgtgtgtgagagatggACCGGTATGTGTGAGTGACATGTATTATCAGTGTAcctgtgtgaacacatgtgtgcagataTGTGTTCATCAGCCTGGGCATGTGCTGAGTGtttctgcatgtatgcatgcatgcacaggagTATGGCTGCAGTGGTTTCTGCTGCACGTAGCCCTTGCATGCTCTTCTCCAATACAGTGTGTGCTTCATTCACAATCCTCTCTGGGAAAGACATATCCTTACTTTGGCTCAATACACAAGCCTGTTTTCTTGAGTGGGCTGGAGAATCTACAGAATACAGACTGTGTTCCAGTGGCTGTCACTGCAGCTGGAAGCCAGACAGGCGTCACTCAGGTAACTAAACCAGAGATCTACTTCTGGAAACTGGCTGTATCTAACCCAGGGGGGAGGTCCTGAGCCAGACTGAATAAACACCACGTCTCCAGCCCTCACTGTTGCTAAATCCAGACTGGTGTCAAGTATTCTACATACTGTGAGAGAGAAACGTCTGCCTGTCACCCCATTTGACAGACAAGAAAGCACAGAGAGGCTAAGAGGTTGCCCCATGACAGGCAGCTAGCAATGTCAAGCGGATCAACGTCCGGTCTGTGGGATCTAAGATAGGGCTCCCAGCCTCCCTCAACAGTGCCTTTCATCTCGAAACAAACAGTAAGGTCCCACAAAAGGGCCAGGTTTTAGTGTTCTCATGGAAACTGGATTTGAACCTTGCCACGGTGTGCACATGGCTCAGAGGAGGCTGCTTTACCTGGGCCTCGCCGCTTCTTCTGCAGGATAACCTGAGGGCCAGGGCCGGGAGCACCTGGAGGTGTGGGCAAGGCCTTCTGCACCTGGAAGCTGGGGGATTTGGGGGGCAGCGGGGGAGGAGTCTCGTTGCCGCTGTTGTTTGAGCCTGGCAAAGGGGGCGGGGCCGCAGCGGCCCTAGGGGAGCTAGAGGCATAGATGGGgagcggtggtggtggtggtggtggtggtggtggcggtggcggcggcggtggAGGAGCTGGAGGTTCACGCACCTCCTGTGCAGGGTTGTTGGGCTCTGAGTGGAGTCCCGGGTACCCacagggtgggaggagagggagcgGGGGTGGGATGGGTGGCAGGTGCAGCGGGGCTAGTTGGGGCCTCACTGCTTTGTCACTGAGCGCTGAGGCTGGGGGCAGCGGGGGCGGAGTCGGGGGAGGAGGCGGAAGAGGAGGTGCGCAGGGTATAGGGGGTGGCACCACAGATGGAGTCCCCTTGGTTGGAGGGACAGGTGGGGACACCAACGGGGCTTTGATGGGGGAGGACGGGGGCAGGGGCGGAGGTGGAGgcggaggcgggggtgggggtggagtgggaggCGGTGGGGCAGGCACACTGGGGCGAGGAGGGGCGGGCCTGGCAGAGCTGTGCGTCTCTGAGGCATTGCCTAGCCTGGGAGATGCAGGGGCTGGAAGGGGGCCGCTGATGGCTTTGGTGGGTAGCCGGGGAGAAGGCGCTCGGGAACCAGGGCCCTGTCCGGTCTTGCCACCTGGAAGTGAAACACATTCTAGATTAGACCTGCAATGTGGGAAGGGAAAAAACCCAGGTGACTGGGCGATACACAAGACTCACAAGCCTGATGTCCCTGCAGCTGAGGAGTAGACTGTGCAGGCCCACCAtgaggctacacacacacacacacacacacacacacacacacacacacacacacacacggagcagCCACAAGCACCCCCTCAGCTGGATCTGTCCTCTCCAAggcaataacaaacaaaacacccctttctccctcttacAGCAGCAGTGTATTTGGCCAATTTTTAatacaacaatttaaaaagacaCTGAATGCTCACTAATGCTATGGCCTGCTAATGGTCTCAGTGACCGGATCAGGCCCTCTGGTGTCATTTTTGTGTGTTCTGTCAAGAGATGAAGTTAACTCCCTGTCCCAGCTGGGCTTGTCCCTTGCTGTGACTAAcctagaggaagaagcaggaagtaACACTTGGTGGACTTCTAAATTAGCTGTCTCTAGAGACTATGCACATCTtacttctctctggatacccaacACAAGCCCTAGGTGGCCTGCGGCAGACTTGTAGATCATGTGGCTCTGAGGACTGTCAGTCCAGTTGTTCCAGCTGGGGccctggagagaggggaagaaagccACCTCTCCAATTTGCAGCTGTGTGCAGATGCTAAGGAGCCTAAGTAAGACAGACTATCCTAAATTGTTAGCAGACAGAATGGCAGTCTAAATAAGCAGGCGTTTAAAGCtcctacatttttttcatttggctACCCAGCAGTGTCTAACTGATACGGAGATGGAGATTGGTTACAACTCAACACAGGCTGGTGGGTCCACAGCATCATTGTCTCATCTGTTATGAATGGCACTCTGTCTAACATGACACCTTTGCTAAACAGGTCATTCTCCAGTTATGATGATGCAATTTAAATAGATGAGGTTTTAAGACGATTCCCAGAGAGCAAGTCTGGGATTTGGGAGTTTCCAGGATTAAAGTTCTCAAATGTACATCTTCTTGCTATGTAACTACTTATGAACCATGCATTCcacatgttgggggggggggcatgaagaAAGACGGCCACCAGGCCACCAGGCCACCAGGCCACCAGGCCACCAGGTTGGATCCTTCCTTACCTGCCACATCCCTCTGGCCTGCTGGTCTCAACACAGGAAAGCCACCAGCAAAGAGATCTCCCAGGGCAGGGGGCGTGGTTCCTCCTCGGGTATTGCTGCCAGCAGCTCCTCCCTCTTTGCTGGTTCCTTTTGAACCtggagagaagaggcaggaagatgagtaGGAAGTACCAGCAGGCCTTACCCACTCTAGCCCAGTGCCAccattttcactgtgtgtgttcttatgcCTAAGCCACCAGTCTAATCCTACAAAAGTAAGGACCATCTATGGCTCAAATTAGAAAACTCAGCTTGACATAGAAAGGCCTAGacaccctcccatcccccacaaaGTCCAAGCTTAACTCACTCAGACATTTtaacttcatatttttttatttgtggatCAGAATGTCCAGACATGTGGCATCAGTACCCCTGCTTCCCATATACAGTGGTTACCAACCATAGACACTCAGAAGACACTCAACTTAGACAAGAATTCCTGGTTTGAATGAGGTCTCAGGTATCTGAACACTGATCCCCAGGTGATGGCACTGTTTGGAGAGGATTAgaaggtgtactggctggttttgtgtcaacttgacacaagctggagttatcacagagaaaggagcttcagttgaggaaatgcctccatgagatacagctgtaaggcattttctcaattagtgatcaaaggagGTGGGTCCCTTGTGAGTGGGAGTCTTGAgtaatataagaaagcaagctgaatgaATAGAAAAGTACCTGAGACTCAAGCGAAGGGTAACATGTGCAATCAGGGCATGGTGCCCACTGTTGGATGAGTGGTCAGATTACTCTGAATATTATATACagagccaggggaagcaagccagtaagtaacatccctccatggcctctgcatcagctcctgcttcctgacctgcttgaagtccagtcttgacttcctttggtgatgaacagcaatgtggaagtgtaagctgaataaaccctttcctccccaacttgctttgtggTCATGATgattgtgcaggaatagaaaccctgactaagacaggaggggagtggctttgttggaggaagtatgtcactggaggtgggctttgggaGTTTAAAGACTCTGGCCATGTCCAGTTCGCTCCCTGCTTCTTCATTGTGGCTGAAGATCTCAGCTCACAGTGTCCAGCTCCATCTGCCGTGTCTCCACTCTGCCAGCacggcctctcctctctctggaaccggAAGCCCAAGTCAACCTTTCCTTCTAGGACTTGTCttcatcatggtgttttataatagcaatagaaaagtacctGAGACCCAAGCGAAGGGTAACATGTGCAATCAGGGTGCGGTGCCCACTGTTGGATGAGTGGTCAGATTACTCTGAATATTATATACAGTACCTGTCAGTGTGATTAGGCAGTAGGTATGACAACAATATGTATCAGTCTGCTAACTGAGTTTAACCAATTAGACAATGAGTCCAATCAGAAATGGATCCTCATTATAATCAGTGCTgaaaaggtttctttttaaatgtgtccatctttgggactagagagatggctcagctgttaagagcatacactgctcttccagaagacctgaattcagttctgaGCACCTACATTGAGCAGCTGATAACCTGCTGAAACACCAGCTCTGGAGGATCTGgcgcctctggcctctgcaggcacctgaactcacatgtacatatgtacaggtgggtatgtacatgtttgtacgcatgtgcacacacacacacacacacctacacataactAAAGAGAATAaagataattctttaaaatgtgtgtgtttatgcccTAATACATGTAGTTATAGATTACTGAGGCACAATAACTAGTAATAGGACTATTTTTGAGAATTGccataattttgaaatatatgaaaTCATAATACAAAATGTTTCTGGATATAACATATTAATGTTTTGGAATCTtgaccaaacaaaaaaaaaaaaagaaggttttTTCATTTGCATAATTTTCATATTACATTCACATAGCAATAGCATTGTGAATGTCTCTGATGACACTCAATGGGACAGTTAAAAATGGTGAAATTTGCTATgtgtattttatcacaatttGAAAAGGATACTTACCACAagcaggttttgttgttgttttgttataaaaatgtaatgaaagaTACTGCAGGCTCTACCACCTGTGGCCTTGCAGAAAGGAGGGTCTGAATCTCTCGCCTAGTGGCCTGTCCCTGAAGCAGGTCTGAGATGGTTTGAGAGTGCATGGGTCACAATGCAGACCAGCTAGTGTTGAGTCTGACCACACCCTACGTATCCCCATCCTGGGCTCCCTGAAGGCTGCACTGAGCTGCTCACTTACTCTCGATTTGTGGGGCACTGCGGTCATTGATCTGGGTGACTTTTCGTAGGCGTTTTCCTTGCTGGATATCAGCCAAGAGTGCACTCCGACCTTTCAGCTCTGTCTTCCTTAAGCTGGGGATGTCTGTGCTGATCTGCAAGGGAATTGGAGATTaactgttataaaaaaaaaaaacaaaaaaaaaaaaacaaaaaaaaccccaaacaacaacaacaacaaaaaatcccatAGCATTTGCAGAGAAACAAAATGCCCCATCAGCtgcatctatctctctctcctatGGGAGTTCTGCTTTTCCTGCCCCATTTCTAAGGCCAAGAACACTATACCAGTATCTACAATCTCAGGTCATGCCCATACTTCTCTCCCTGGGACATCAAATGGACTCTGTATTACATGGACTATACAGGGGCCCATCTTGAGCATAAAGCCCTGGTGGTCTCAAGGCCAAATCAGATCCCTTTCACATACCTGGCCTTCCATTTTGCATCCCTGACTGCTCCCAGATTCTGAATGGACCTATTGTAGGCCACTGTGGATTTTAGCTGCAGTGGGTTCAGGCTCTGGGAGCTGGCTTTCTGGGTGGTATAATGACCCATGTATGGAGCCCAGTGGAGAACTAGGAAGCTCAAGAGAAATGGGGTTCtcaagagtcagagagtcaggAGGACAGGGAGTCAGGGGTCACAGTGTATTTTAGTGACTATATATACTCCATTTTTTTGGTGATTGAATGattagtgagtgaatgaatgattgaatTGGATCCGATTGGTGTAAGACACTGTGTGAATTCTCCTGAACATACACTTGTGCCAGGGACACAGGCATACCCTGCAAGGAGCTAATTCCTCTGTATCACGGCACGTGACTGAACATCCACTGATGGTCACAGAGAGGAAGGACCACTGGGGACCAGGAAAATCAGGCTTCTGGGAAGATGTGAAGCCTCACACAGTACCTGATGGGGCATTGGGCTTTGAAAATCCTTGTTCTAGTCAGAAAAGTGGGGTGACGCAACATTACAAACTCTGTCATACATTCTAAGAGACTGGAGCTTTGGCTGACCCACAGTTATTAATACACCCTGAGGTCACTGCTATCCTACTGTGGACTCGACCTGTCTTTTTAACCTACCTTTAAGACAGCAACAAAAGAAGCCACCTAACCTGCGTTGGGTTTCccatgtgatgattttttttttttagatttattttatttatatgagtacacactggagctgtcttcagacacacctgaagatgACAccaaattccattacagatggttg
The DNA window shown above is from Arvicanthis niloticus isolate mArvNil1 chromosome 15, mArvNil1.pat.X, whole genome shotgun sequence and carries:
- the Wipf3 gene encoding WAS/WASL-interacting protein family member 3 isoform X2 — its product is MPVPPPPPPPPPPPPLPPPPPPLGAPPPPPLGAPPPLPLGAPPPPPPPGPPISTDIPSLRKTELKGRSALLADIQQGKRLRKVTQINDRSAPQIESSKGTSKEGGAAGSNTRGGTTPPALGDLFAGGFPVLRPAGQRDVAGGKTGQGPGSRAPSPRLPTKAISGPLPAPASPRLGNASETHSSARPAPPRPSVPAPPPPTPPPPPPPPPPPPLPPSSPIKAPLVSPPVPPTKGTPSVVPPPIPCAPPLPPPPPTPPPLPPASALSDKAVRPQLAPLHLPPIPPPLPLLPPCGYPGLHSEPNNPAQEVREPPAPPPPPPPPPPPPPPPPPLPIYASSSPRAAAAPPPLPGSNNSGNETPPPLPPKSPSFQVQKALPTPPGAPGPGPQVILQKKRRGPGTSGGKLNPPPAPPARSPTTELSSKSQQPGGQLRNGSQHMIDDFESKFTFHSMEDFPPPDEYKPCQKIYPSKVPRR
- the Wipf3 gene encoding WAS/WASL-interacting protein family member 3 isoform X1, with protein sequence MPVPPPPPPPPPPPPLPPPPPPLGAPPPPPLGAPPPLPLGAPPPPPPPGPPISTDIPSLRKTELKGRSALLADIQQGKRLRKVTQINDRSAPQIESSKGTSKEGGAAGSNTRGGTTPPALGDLFAGGFPVLRPAGQRDVAGGKTGQGPGSRAPSPRLPTKAISGPLPAPASPRLGNASETHSSARPAPPRPSVPAPPPPTPPPPPPPPPPPPLPPSSPIKAPLVSPPVPPTKGTPSVVPPPIPCAPPLPPPPPTPPPLPPASALSDKAVRPQLAPLHLPPIPPPLPLLPPCGYPGLHSEPNNPAQEVREPPAPPPPPPPPPPPPPPPPPLPIYASSSPRAAAAPPPLPGSNNSGNETPPPLPPKSPSFQVQKALPTPPGAPGPGPQVILQKKRRGPGTSGGKLNPPPAPPARSPTTELSSKSQQPGGQLRNGSQHMIDDFESKFTFHSMEDFPPPDEYKPCQKIYPSKVPRSRTPGSWLQAEAAGQSSDDIKTRNSQLSLKALR
- the Wipf3 gene encoding WAS/WASL-interacting protein family member 3 isoform X3, translating into MPVPPPPPPPPPPPPLPPPPPPLGAPPPPPLGAPPPLPLGAPPPPPPPGPPISTDIPSLRKTELKGRSALLADIQQGKRLRKVTQINDRSAPQIESSKGTSKEGGAAGSNTRGGTTPPALGDLFAGGFPVLRPAGQRDVAGGKTGQGPGSRAPSPRLPTKAISGPLPAPASPRLGNASETHSSARPAPPRPSVPAPPPPTPPPPPPPPPPPPLPPSSPIKAPLVSPPVPPTKGTPSVVPPPIPCAPPLPPPPPTPPPLPPASALSDKAVRPQLAPLHLPPIPPPLPLLPPCGYPGLHSEPNNPAQEVREPPAPPPPPPPPPPPPPPPPPLPIYASSSPRAAAAPPPLPGSNNSGNETPPPLPPKSPSFQVQKALPTPPGAPGPGPQVILQKKRRGPGTSGGKLNPPPAPPARSPTTELSSKSQQPGGQLRNGSQHMIGRTPGSWLQAEAAGQSSDDIKTRNSQLSLKALR